The Xiphophorus hellerii strain 12219 chromosome 3, Xiphophorus_hellerii-4.1, whole genome shotgun sequence genome segment TTTCatgccagtgttttgtacctgtggcacatctaaaactgcaggacagtggcccttgaggactggagtttgacacccctgacaCAGGTTGTACTTCATGACTGACTTGCATTAAGCACCATCAATACTTCCATTAACTCTTACCAGCCTTCCTTGAGATACAGAAGAAAATCACCCCCACAGCATAATACCGTCATCATCTCGTTTTACCATGGGGATGGTTTGTTTAAGATGATGTAATGTTTTCtacaatgtaaaacattttaaatgtatactAGACAGTTCACTTTTAGTTCTATGGGATCAGAGCACCGTCAAACTGCAGACTAAGctgtattttattcttttttactttctttattttttttacaatgactTGCATATTGCCACTCTAGTGTGAATGCTAGATTggagatttttaaaacattttccattaacTCAGTTATGTCTGTCACATAATGTCTCAACTAGATACATCAAAATTTCTGGTTGTTATATGTCAACATATACATTATTCCAGGGGTTTGAATACATTTGTATTAACCAATAAATTcaacatatatttttgaaaataaagtattattactttatttccCACTTTACCACATTACTTGATATCAGTAAATATGTTGTAGTGTTTGCATCTTACCTGTGTTGTGGCATGCCCGGATTCCGTTCTTGACCATGCATTTAGTGTCTTTAGGacatgaatatttttcacaGACGAGGCCTGTTGCTGGATTACACGTGCACTTTGTGTTACAGTCCTCTTGATATATGATTTCACCAGGCtggtaaataaatttaaaaaaaaaagaaaataatgggTTTAAATCCCTTCAAAggcaaattaaaacaagtttcagattaaactttacttttttgcaAATTACATCTTAATGTAAATAGCTAAAATCCTGCCCCATTGTGTGAAGCAAATGGACCTCATATATCAGctcatttttataattatagTCTTATGCAGGTTTACTGAAAGAGTTGCTGAACTGtactttgtatgtttttccattttcatagCAGCCGCATTCAGTTTCGTTGACACACGTCTGTCCGTTGAAGAGGAAGCCAGTGTCACATTCACAGCCTTCTGTACAGCCAGTGGGGCACTCAACAATTTCCGTGAGGCCAGGACAGGAAGTAGAGCAGGTTTCAGCACACATTTCATAGTGACTGTTGGAAAAGCATTTCATGgctaaagaagaaaaacagctaaaattaaaaacatgtgagaaaaatatttttttttatgtaggacCCAATAATATGACAATAGGAAAACCTACGGCAGAAGGATGGAGTTCTCCAGTCTTTGACATCCACTCCTGCCAAGTGACAGTTATAAGCATAGGCTGCTACGCTGTCACAAAGCACATTTCCTTCTCCGTTGGAGGCACACAAATCAAACACACAGTCATCAAAGTACAGCTGTGGGTCAATTTTACTGTGGCAGGCTACAAAAGGTCCATTGGCTGCTGGAATGATACCACAGTAAGTGGGCTTTGAAAACACAGCTTTGTGAGCTGCATCACAGTTTGGGCATTTATCCCCCTCACAGCCATTTTCACACACTACATTGGGAATAGTGATTTTCCATGATGTTCCAAACATGTTGACGTTATTGGTGACTTGATGGTTGGACATCTGGAAGTCATCATTTTTGTCTCCGTTGAAGTTGCCGCATAGCCCACAGACTTTACCACGGTAATTACCCGGTACTGTGACCGTCACATGGTAGACCAGGTCATATGTGACTACCAGTTCAAAATCTGTTGCAATGACATAATTTATGCCCTCCTGATAAACCTTAACTGCTCCATTGTTAAGATTGACCGGAAGGTTGTTAAACTCTCCATTTATCTGAAATACACAGGatttatattacataaatactgcagaaacaaatatacacattcaaataataataaaaaaatatcatcaCTTACCAATACTCCCagcattttgtttctcattatGAGGGTGAAGCCATAGACCTCCATTGCAACCAGCCTGGtgacagaaacttttttctttcccctcatTTGGTCCCACTGCTCATTCTCCACTTGAACTGAAAAGGCCTGGAGGTGGGTCCCCTCCACGCCACAACTTTTAGACAGAGTATACGTGCAGGTGCCTTGGAAATCAAATTTCCTCCCATCAAATGAAAGGTAGTGGGGATCACCAGAAGCTCGACAAACACCCTTCCCAACTGGGTGACATTTTTGAACTCCATTCTCTATCTTACACTTCTCATTAGGGCCACATGAGAAGTTTTTGCACTCAACCTGAGTGAAAGACACACATGAAACAGTGTTTGCAGATCCAGCAAGGTAAATTAATTAACTGTGCCTTGATAAAGATTTCACCCTTTgaaattgttttgcattttgttacattagAACCACAAACGTCAATAAGTTTAATTACCAAATCAGCACTTAAAATACAACATAGCAGCTGTAActataagaaaatataaatgaaaacgTCACAaatatgtgatagaccaacacaaataatatccatccatccattatctcaCATGcttatccctagtggggttatgaagggtgctggtgcctatctccagcggttATTGGGACAGGTCACCCCCacagggaaacacagagacagacacccctacatgcacacacacacccacacctaAGGAGAACTTAGAAAAACCAATCAACCTGACAGGCATGTTGttggaggaagccagagtaccctgAGAGaactcacacatgcacagagagaacatgcaaactctatgCAGAAAGGCTGTGGACCGAACCTAGGAAcatcttgctgcaaggcaacagtgatgccaactgcaccactgtgcagcccagcaaatgatttgtagttttttagatttttttcaggaGGGAACATTTAAAAGTATAATGTGCAATTGCATTAATCTCCTTTTACTGTCACACCCCTACTCATATTGCCTTTAAAAGTCTCTTAATTATATGTTCCAATGAATTCAATATGAATCCAGATATTTAGTGAAGGCCTCAATGGATTGctagagaacattagagaacaaacggGATCAGTTATTTAGATTATTCAACTATCAGATTCGTGCAAAGTGCTATTATGCCCTTTCAGCTTTCAACAGTTTCAGGAACCTCTGATCAttcaagtaacttttttgaaaaaatacctCTTCAGAAATGTGAACTGTGAATGGTTTCACAGTTCACATTTCTGAATGTGAACTGTGATTACACTGAGATGGTATTTTAGGCTTGAGTCAGTTTGGTGATAGGCTAACCCCTTTAAGTGCTACTTATACACAACAGTAGggacacaaaacaaaatctggacAGAATTCATGGAACAATAATGTTAGGTTAAAGATATTGATGACATTTAATCCCATTTAGCGTTCATCACAAACCCTGAAAATGAATGTTCACAGATAATCTCAATCCAATCTGAATGAGTTTGCTCTATCAGGCAAAGAAGAATGCAGACAAGTTTGAATCTCTGGATGTGTAAACCTGGTAGATACAtgcactaaaatatttgcagctgCAATTGCAGCAAAACATGGTTCTACAAATGATTGActcaagatttctttttattttaccttgACAACATACAATATAGTTTGTGGTTCTTAATAAGTTACAAAAGtatatatgaataattttgcaagggACAGGATATTTACTGTCATTCATTACCTCTCCATCTTGTGTGCATTTGCACTCGAGCTGACACTGTCCATTTTGGTAAAACACCTCGCCTATTTTGTAGTACCGGTCATTGTGGACGCATCCACACTGTGAGAAGGGGACGCAGAGATTTCCACTGAGGATGTAATCTTCATCACAGGCACAACTCTCCTCACAGATATCCTCACAGCCCTGAGGAGGAGCAAGACTGCTACATGTTGCAGGACATGCAGTTGCACAGATTTCATAGTGGCTGTTATTGGGACATTTCACAGCTGCAAGCAAAGGAcagatggcaaaaaaaaaaaaatcatttgccATTGTCATTACAAAAAAGTACACAGAAAAGTATACAATTGTTATTTCTATTGACGTATTTCTTACCACAGAACTGAGTGGTCCTCCAGCTGTGAACCTTAGCCCCCACTTTTTGGCAAGCAGATGTGTATGATGTAATAGCCTGACAGAGTACATCCTTCCTGCCTTTATACAGGCACACATCATAGACACAGTCCTCAAAGTAGTCAGCTGGATCCACCTTTGCATGACACTCTTGGAACGGCCCATTAGGGTCTCTGATTATCCCACAAAAATCTTTCTTCTCATACTGAATCTTGTCTGTAATGTCACAAGTGGGACATACCCCTTTACAGCCTTCGACACAGCCTGGGATTTCGGCCACTTTCCAGCTTGAGCCAAAGTCTGCTGGCTTGACAGGTTTGTTGCTATCCTTAGGGGTTAGATCATCTTGGGGTTTGCCATTGTAGTTGCCACAAAGACCACACACAGCCCCCATGTAGTTGCTCGGCAAAGTAACAAATGCAGCACTTTGCCAGTTAAAAGTGACTTTTAGGCCAAAATCTGTGGTGACAACAGCATCCCATCCACTTTTATGCACAGATATCTGCCCATCATTGAGGTTAATGGGAAGGTTAACTAGCTCGTTATTTACCTAAAGGAGAGAAAGTTTAGTTGCACTCTTGTGCAGTAAAACAAATCAAGGTAGaataaaaaatcacatattttttatGGATATCTTACCAAAATCAAGtctttgtgtgtatttgttatGACAATGCTGGTAGAGTAGACATTGATCTGTACTAACTTAGTATAGGAAACCACTTTGCTGCCTCTCTGATCATTTTGCACCAGAACTTCAAAGGGAACTAACTCTGGATCTTTTGAGCACAGTGCAGCAAGTTGGTACACACACGTGCCCTGAAAATCAAACCGCATCTTATCAAAGGTCAAATAGTGGGGATCACCGGTGGCATGGCAGGTACTCTGGGACAATGCTTGACATCTTCTTATCCCATTCACCAATTTGCATTGCTGCCCTGGTCCACAGCCCTTATCCTGGCACTCTACATGCCTGCTTCCAGGAACACATTTACACCATCGCTTGCATCTCTGGTCAGCCCAGAATGCTTCCCCACCAGGAATGTAGTGACCCTCATAGGTGCAACCACACTTGGCAGCAGGCACACACTTGTCTCCACTTAGAACAAAGCCATTATCACAGGTGCAGGTCTCCACACAAGGGCGTTTGCATTTAGAGGGTGCAGTTGGGTCAGAACAAGTAGCTGGACAGGCATTTCCACAGAACTCATAGTGACTGTTTGCTGGACATTTGGCAGCTGTGTGGAGAAAAAGCAGAGTAAACTTCAttagattaatttaaataatggaTTGTGAATATTCAAATAGACTTTGTCTTTTACTTTGCATTAAGGCACTTACGGCATTTTGCCATATTCCTCCAATCTTGAACCTGGATTCCAGCATTCTGACAGGCTTCAGTGTAGGCCTCAAAAGCTTTGCAAAGGAGTTGACGAAGACCACCTCCCATGCATAAATCAAATTTACAGTTTTCCAGGTAAGCTTGTGGGTCTATGACTGGATGACACTTGTTAAATggaccattttctttttcaatgagTCCACAATACGAGTTACTCCCATACTTATTCATCAAGGAACTGCTACAGGTGTCACATCCACCTACGCAATTATCTATGCACTTAGGATCAGGCTCCAATCCGGGAACCTTCCAGCTGCTCCCAAAGGCCACAGCCCCACCTGCCTGGGTGCCAGAGGGTGTGGTGAAATCATCAGCGGGGCTGCCGTTAAAATTACCACAGAGTCCGCAGGTTTTACCAGCAAAGCTGCTGGACAGATTGACCACAAGATTGTGATCCCAGTCATAACGGACAGAGAGGCCAAAGTCAGTCTCTATAACTGCAGAGCGGCCACATTGAAACAGATTCAGTTTGCTGTTGTTCAAGACTATAGGCAAGGACCACAAACTGTTGTCAATctgcacaataaaaaaaatacaaattatgttaatttaacaaaacataGCTGACACATTATaatatagataaaaaatataaaaaaagccCTTACCCTTACACGACCATTTTCAGACCGAACTACTGTGACAGTGATATCATAGACTTTAACTATGACCAGACCAATGTATGACACTTTGCGGCTGCCTCTGTTCTCATTCTGGGCAAGGACTTCAAAGGTTGGGAGTTTGCTGTTACTTTCACAGTTTTTAGCAATAACATATGTGCAGGTGCCCATAAAGTCAAAACGCCGTCCATCAAAAGTACGATAGTGAGGATCTCCCATGGCCCAGCAGGTACCGAGCTGTGGTTTCATTGGTTTGGCCACACAGGATGGAAACTCACCACTCATTTCACAGACTTCATTGGGACTACAAGTAATGCTACTGCACGATAAAGAGcctacagaaaaaaagaatacatttacAATTATTCATCTGATATGTTTGAGAGAAAATGATTTCTGGTCAGCTTTAGTTTGTGCAACCTACCTGAATTCCCTTCCTCTATACAGTGTCCTACAGAACCATAGCCATTCATTTGACTGACTCCAATGCTGTAGAGCCCAAAGCTAGAACCAGAGCTGGACACGGTGTGGATGTTGTTGCCAGAGATTTGTTTGTAGGACATCTCTGCCCATGAAAAATCTGTCCCAGCAACCTTTTTCCATTGTACATCTTGTGGTAGATTTTTGTTGTCCAATTGAAGTCTGGCTGTTGCACTGGTTTTTGCCACAATAAGGGCTTTGTTGTCAAAACTTTCAAGAGCTTCTAATGAATAAGAAGAGCAGAAGCGGTCTATGGGCAGGATTGTCATAAAAAACGGATCATATATTTGGAACCAACTATATTCAACGCCGTTAAAAAGCAGCAGAACCTGGATGCCATGATCAGACTGAATAAAAAGTGTTTCAGGGTGTTTTAATTTGATCTCCTTCATCGTGCCTCTGGAGAGACTAAAGGCAGTCTTGCCTTTACCATCGTTAACGCTGACTTGGGTGGCTTGGGAGGCCTGGAGATAAACAGAGTCATAGTTCTTCTGGAAGCTCAGAGCAGATAAGATGAAGCTGGTTCCCCAACTGCTCACTGGTAAAAGCTGCTCATAAACATGGTTGCATTTAGAGAAAAGAAGGAAGCAAGTGTGTCCTGAGAACACAGCAACAGGACGCTGGGAAGTAACCTGACTACCAGACAGGTCATATTTGCTCTGAAGCTGAACACTCTCATATGGCTCAAGATCTATAACCAACTTATTGCCTTTGTTGAAGACACGTCCCTGAAAGGTGATTAATGCTTCAGGGAATATCTCCACCTGGTTTTTGTCTTTGCCATTTGTCACAGCAAACTCTTTGCTAGTGCCGTAGGGACCACTGGGAGGAGTGAGGATGAAATATTCTTTCCCCCATGCAGTAGTTGGATATATGACAGAGGTGTCAGCTGTGAAAAGCTTGCAGTTAAAGGAGGTTACAGACACATCTGCTGAAGCTTCAACCTGAACAGTTTTGTAGGACTTTTCACTGTTGTACATCTCGACACCAGTAGGGACACTGACAGTGACCCTTTCCCCAGCTTTAAgggttttttcctctttgaatTTCAAGAGAGGCACCTGCACGGTCACTTTGGTGTTGGCTTGAACAGCTGTAATATACAGCTGAAAACGAGGACTGTCATAGCCTGGTGCATAATTCTCCATAAATGATAGGATAAACTCCCTTCCTGTCCAAAGAGCATGAGACGGACCTGAGTGATACAGAATGAAAAATGGgtgaaaaaatgaagaaacactTTAATGTCAAAGCTTTTTCAAGTTGCTTCAAAAAACAATGAGCGATACACAACTGACTTTCACAGGATATTGTGTGTTAAAAATATGTGATAAAAGCATTAGGAAATTAATGAGACTATTGTCACCACAGTGATCAAAGGATTCACAGAGGCAattatgtttgaaaatgtaaaaaatatatattacatatatattatatatgtatatatgcaatatataaaaaggcaaaacaaatatataaatatgtatatatttatcaAATAGTACAAAGAAACCTTATACTATTTGAGAAACCAAAGAGATGGCTGCTGAAAAGGGATCACAATTTTAGAAGAAATGAATGATCACTTTTTATGAAATAGACTGAT includes the following:
- the fcgbp gene encoding IgGFc-binding protein, giving the protein MGILVLFCVVGALLSCPSHALWTGREFILSFMENYAPGYDSPRFQLYITAVQANTKVTVQVPLLKFKEEKTLKAGERVTVSVPTGVEMYNSEKSYKTVQVEASADVSVTSFNCKLFTADTSVIYPTTAWGKEYFILTPPSGPYGTSKEFAVTNGKDKNQVEIFPEALITFQGRVFNKGNKLVIDLEPYESVQLQSKYDLSGSQVTSQRPVAVFSGHTCFLLFSKCNHVYEQLLPVSSWGTSFILSALSFQKNYDSVYLQASQATQVSVNDGKGKTAFSLSRGTMKEIKLKHPETLFIQSDHGIQVLLLFNGVEYSWFQIYDPFFMTILPIDRFCSSYSLEALESFDNKALIVAKTSATARLQLDNKNLPQDVQWKKVAGTDFSWAEMSYKQISGNNIHTVSSSGSSFGLYSIGVSQMNGYGSVGHCIEEGNSGSLSCSSITCSPNEVCEMSGEFPSCVAKPMKPQLGTCWAMGDPHYRTFDGRRFDFMGTCTYVIAKNCESNSKLPTFEVLAQNENRGSRKVSYIGLVIVKVYDITVTVVRSENGRVRIDNSLWSLPIVLNNSKLNLFQCGRSAVIETDFGLSVRYDWDHNLVVNLSSSFAGKTCGLCGNFNGSPADDFTTPSGTQAGGAVAFGSSWKVPGLEPDPKCIDNCVGGCDTCSSSLMNKYGSNSYCGLIEKENGPFNKCHPVIDPQAYLENCKFDLCMGGGLRQLLCKAFEAYTEACQNAGIQVQDWRNMAKCPAKCPANSHYEFCGNACPATCSDPTAPSKCKRPCVETCTCDNGFVLSGDKCVPAAKCGCTYEGHYIPGGEAFWADQRCKRWCKCVPGSRHVECQDKGCGPGQQCKLVNGIRRCQALSQSTCHATGDPHYLTFDKMRFDFQGTCVYQLAALCSKDPELVPFEVLVQNDQRGSKVVSYTKLVQINVYSTSIVITNTHKDLILVNNELVNLPINLNDGQISVHKSGWDAVVTTDFGLKVTFNWQSAAFVTLPSNYMGAVCGLCGNYNGKPQDDLTPKDSNKPVKPADFGSSWKVAEIPGCVEGCKGVCPTCDITDKIQYEKKDFCGIIRDPNGPFQECHAKVDPADYFEDCVYDVCLYKGRKDVLCQAITSYTSACQKVGAKVHSWRTTQFCAVKCPNNSHYEICATACPATCSSLAPPQGCEDICEESCACDEDYILSGNLCVPFSQCGCVHNDRYYKIGEVFYQNGQCQLECKCTQDGEVECKNFSCGPNEKCKIENGVQKCHPVGKGVCRASGDPHYLSFDGRKFDFQGTCTYTLSKSCGVEGTHLQAFSVQVENEQWDQMRGKKKVSVTRLVAMEVYGFTLIMRNKMLGVLINGEFNNLPVNLNNGAVKVYQEGINYVIATDFELVVTYDLVYHVTVTVPGNYRGKVCGLCGNFNGDKNDDFQMSNHQVTNNVNMFGTSWKITIPNVVCENGCEGDKCPNCDAAHKAVFSKPTYCGIIPAANGPFVACHSKIDPQLYFDDCVFDLCASNGEGNVLCDSVAAYAYNCHLAGVDVKDWRTPSFCPMKCFSNSHYEMCAETCSTSCPGLTEIVECPTGCTEGCECDTGFLFNGQTCVNETECGCYENGKTYKPGEIIYQEDCNTKCTCNPATGLVCEKYSCPKDTKCMVKNGIRACHNTDPCKDANCRVQEECRVQKGEALCVPKFTGTCWAWGDPHYHTFDGYNFDFQGTCKYVISKTCGTLYGLVPFSVNERNDNRGNTAVSYVREVDVLVYGYTITIRKNQIGQIMVDGELVNLPVQLGDGEVTVFQRGNAAELQTDFGLVVTYDWNWHVVIKLPSSYYGSVCGLCGNFNGNSGDELQNPTGQAISSVIEWGKSWQTPDQDKDNPCWDTCEKNCPTCDDNDKKLYQTQAFCGALTAKTNNVFQKCNGKLDPQAFMNSCVYDMCLNKGDKKMLCQALDSYNQQCREDGIIIKNWRQTFGCPMNCQRYSHYEECASPCQPSCPFPEEKQMCSGTCVEACVCDMGYVLSAGVCVPSKTCGCSYQGLYFKPGQQFWADETCGRLCTCDTTLGMVTCRDASCSSNEKCTVIDGERACRPISYGLCTASGDPHYRTFDGRKYDFQGTCEYQLAGLCSQHVGLVPFNVTVQNDNRGSKAVSYTKTVKISIQGATLIISKEYPYKVLLNGQLALLPLDYNNELTVFQSGRTAVLETVAGITVSFDWGSTVTISLPSTYQGMVCGLCGNYNGKAQDDLAMPNGQTAPDGTRLGDSWQVGITPGCSSVCQGPWCQACSDSQKKVYQATKYCGIIADKAGPFRECHSLVDPTPYMEDCVYDVCQYHGHQGSVCDAVEVYVSECQSRGITIHSWRTNTFCPMKCPANSHYTLCATGCPTSCASLTSFATCHRRCAEACECDQGYLLSGETCVPVRECGCSYDGQYYKKGEVFYPEDKCMKKCTCGENGAVTCQEEKCRKGEVCKLLNGVKGCHPEGEAKCVASGDPHYTSFDGRRFDFQGTCIYTLAKVCDDDKGQLTPFTVTQGNEKYGNGKVAVTNAVAVTVYGYVIYIQQRLPWKVIVNDELLNLPLSLEEGSLIVTQEGRNIVIRTVFGLKVLYDTVYYVEVVVPSTYQGRMCGLCGNYNNKGSDDFMLPGEKQTNDITDFGKAWVVDLPGYVCGGCGGQCSSCEPVKAALYGKPDSCGIISAPNGPFKACHSKVDPASYVSNCVFDVCATDGNKDTLCDSIQAYALACQGAGIQIQPWRSTSFCPVSCPPHSHYEVCADTCKGTCASFLQQVTCSESCFEGCQCDAGFVSDGIQCVPLDNCGCVHNNKYLTVGQTVVDKDCSSKCECQASGLVTCEKLLCTNGEVCDVRDGVRGCHVIQGHCNISSVGELSSFDGMSGKIGAQGAFDLASLCNEASNQWFRVVVDVRLCRKNAPLAVATLYVFFKDTTVVVNSEHVTWVNGRKVSLPSKVTNELSVQISNRSVVIERLSGVQVIYSMSQKVTVTVDGNLSGEICGACGNYNNNSKDDMKTADGKITSDFSAVIGSWSAEDFPRCGL